One genomic region from Magnetofaba australis IT-1 encodes:
- a CDS encoding ATP-binding protein, with translation MSISGKIITLVTFIALLSAGSVGYSILRNFHDEQTRQAGLEARHAASESAAALRWRIDQLLSDVRRLAQDPALEELAELARGVDRGHGDARYQQRRLLEIFRALASERADYLSVQLIGVDDAGRELARIYRPERGGDLRPAAAVELAQLGESEAFKRAIILPEGRIYLSDVRLMREGPEVVEPHLPMLTAAAPAFNRRGEVFGVVRITLDMRGAFEHLRSLQLGVGMHLFNEQGYLLALGERHGNEPTFGFEFNLPTQMLNFYPPLERHLQYGGSEPFSLLVRNGQDGGEEMIGVAPLRHNPARPDKRLILVISAPYAKLMDRLNASRDESLLLGLSAMVVALVLGGLMTRSLTRPLREMIDSVQSMQNGCARKPLPVKASGEVGILARAFDEMLRKLREQSRNDADARAKELLDATNVGVFGINGEGLVSFVNPAAERMLGFTANELLGQNVHQLIHHSHADGSAYPETACRMSAALREQREHHVSDEVLWRKNGEFFHAEYSSIPLSGAERHGAVVTFWDTSRKHLDEQRLIESQQAAEQSAAEERAMELLLKITLQESATLDYLSEALQTMIFSVPWLKLKPVGAIFLSERHEGELGLKLVAEHNLDDHLKLQCARVPFGQCLCGRAAQSGTLQFADCIDARHDIHYAQMEEHGHYNVPILEGERVLGVVVLYLTVGHQQKEHEAAFLVRAANVLSMGLVRRRAAKELGEAIQKARKANNAKSEFLATMSHEIRNPMNAIIGLSHLALGQSEDNRQRDYLDKIHNAGQSLLRIINDILDFSKIEAGKLDIETTDFQLDDVLANLATFTAVKAQEKRVELIFDKPADLPNQLRGDPLRLNQVLLNLTGNAIKFTEEGEVELAVSCVAQDATHVELRFDVRDSGIGMTEEQLQNLFTAYSQAEASTSRRFGGSGLGLAISHQLVTLMSGNIEVSSTPGQGSVFSFTLPFEVAAPNERSWRPCEEKALPDEPVGVAIAHPRVADVVEANLQRFGFRTERLKSLTALTQWLDRRAGAEPPFVALDADMLPVTMAQDLALVLEPLQERLLNGGVLMLHGYQTQQAVMDLAEENLRIAAAPKPATPSALFDAVITLLKGQAPTRSDARGAQSTQTHWPALSGKRVLLAEDNAVNQQVGLELLRAVGVAADVASNGHEAVQKAIAGGYDAILMDLQMPVMDGLQAAERIRHEVGEQPPIIAMTASSLETDRHKSIEAGMNDHIGKPIDPGALYAQLDRWIGAGAESPAGDPPSSAAAAKPTPTPATPAPEAPAVGPIPAVEASARFAQLPGVNAQVGLARMNGNAELYVNVLKSFLQDQRDVCARMTQAAQAGAHSKLERIAHTLKGLLGSIGAEALQTQALALEKGAEKQVESVALTQQIDALTAPLQTLFTAVAQLTGDGATEPATAPLWSEADAEKLAMHLTALREGLEKRRPAACREPLAALKEWSYPEEVAAEMAELIALAGKYRFKQALDALDALEAKRA, from the coding sequence ATGAGCATCAGCGGCAAGATCATCACATTGGTCACCTTCATCGCGCTGCTCTCAGCAGGCAGCGTGGGCTACTCGATTCTACGGAATTTTCATGATGAACAGACCCGCCAGGCGGGGCTGGAGGCGCGCCATGCAGCCTCGGAGTCGGCGGCGGCGCTGCGCTGGCGCATCGATCAATTGCTCTCGGATGTGCGGCGCTTGGCGCAGGATCCGGCCCTGGAGGAGTTGGCGGAGCTGGCGCGCGGGGTGGATCGCGGCCATGGCGATGCGCGCTATCAGCAGCGGCGCTTACTGGAGATCTTCCGCGCGCTGGCCAGTGAGCGCGCCGACTATCTGAGCGTCCAGTTGATCGGCGTGGATGACGCTGGACGCGAGTTGGCGCGCATCTACCGGCCAGAGCGCGGCGGCGATCTGCGCCCGGCCGCAGCCGTCGAATTGGCCCAGTTGGGCGAGAGCGAGGCGTTCAAGCGCGCCATCATCCTGCCCGAGGGGCGCATCTACCTCTCCGATGTGCGTCTGATGCGCGAGGGCCCGGAGGTGGTGGAGCCGCATCTGCCGATGCTCACTGCGGCGGCGCCTGCGTTTAATCGGCGTGGCGAAGTGTTCGGCGTGGTGCGCATCACGCTGGATATGCGCGGCGCGTTCGAACACCTGCGCAGTCTGCAATTGGGCGTGGGGATGCATCTGTTCAACGAACAGGGTTATCTGTTGGCGCTGGGTGAGCGCCATGGCAATGAGCCCACCTTCGGCTTTGAGTTCAACTTGCCTACGCAGATGCTCAACTTCTATCCGCCCTTGGAGCGCCACCTCCAATATGGCGGTTCCGAGCCGTTCAGCCTGCTGGTGCGCAATGGCCAGGATGGCGGCGAGGAGATGATTGGCGTGGCGCCGTTACGGCATAACCCGGCGCGCCCGGATAAACGGTTGATTTTGGTGATCTCCGCTCCTTACGCAAAACTCATGGACCGCCTCAACGCCTCGCGCGATGAGAGTCTGCTGCTGGGGCTCTCGGCCATGGTGGTGGCGCTGGTTTTGGGCGGACTGATGACCCGTTCGCTCACCCGTCCGCTGCGCGAGATGATCGACTCGGTGCAGAGCATGCAGAATGGGTGCGCGCGCAAGCCCTTGCCAGTCAAGGCCAGTGGTGAGGTGGGGATTCTGGCGCGCGCCTTCGACGAGATGTTGCGCAAGCTGCGCGAGCAGAGTCGCAACGACGCCGATGCTCGCGCCAAGGAGCTGTTGGACGCCACCAATGTCGGCGTGTTCGGCATCAATGGCGAGGGGCTGGTGTCGTTCGTCAACCCGGCGGCCGAGCGCATGCTGGGCTTTACCGCCAACGAGCTGCTGGGGCAGAACGTGCACCAGTTGATTCACCACTCCCACGCCGACGGCTCCGCCTACCCGGAGACCGCCTGTCGCATGTCCGCCGCCCTGCGCGAGCAGCGCGAACACCACGTCTCCGATGAGGTGTTGTGGCGCAAGAATGGCGAATTTTTCCACGCCGAGTACAGCAGCATCCCCTTGAGCGGGGCCGAACGCCATGGCGCGGTGGTGACCTTCTGGGACACCAGCCGCAAACATCTGGATGAGCAGCGCTTGATCGAATCGCAACAGGCCGCTGAACAGAGCGCCGCTGAAGAGCGCGCCATGGAGCTGCTGCTGAAGATCACTCTGCAGGAGAGCGCCACCCTCGACTATTTGAGTGAAGCGCTGCAGACGATGATCTTCTCTGTGCCATGGCTCAAGCTCAAGCCGGTGGGGGCGATCTTCCTGAGCGAACGTCACGAAGGGGAGTTGGGGCTCAAACTGGTGGCGGAACATAATCTGGATGACCACTTGAAACTACAGTGCGCGCGCGTGCCGTTTGGCCAGTGCTTGTGTGGTCGCGCCGCCCAGAGCGGCACGCTGCAGTTTGCCGACTGCATCGACGCGCGCCACGACATCCACTACGCGCAGATGGAGGAGCATGGGCACTACAATGTGCCGATCCTCGAAGGCGAACGGGTGTTGGGGGTGGTGGTGCTCTATCTGACGGTGGGGCATCAGCAGAAGGAGCATGAGGCGGCGTTCCTGGTGCGCGCGGCCAACGTGTTGAGCATGGGGCTGGTGCGGCGGCGCGCCGCCAAGGAGCTGGGCGAGGCGATTCAGAAGGCGCGCAAGGCCAATAACGCCAAGTCGGAGTTCCTGGCCACCATGAGCCATGAGATCCGCAACCCCATGAACGCCATCATCGGCTTGAGCCATCTGGCGCTGGGACAGTCCGAAGATAACCGTCAGCGCGACTATCTGGACAAGATTCATAACGCCGGCCAGTCGCTGCTGCGCATCATCAACGACATCCTCGACTTCTCCAAAATCGAAGCGGGCAAGCTGGATATCGAAACCACCGACTTCCAGCTTGACGACGTGTTGGCCAACCTGGCGACGTTCACCGCCGTCAAGGCGCAGGAGAAGCGGGTGGAGCTGATCTTCGACAAGCCCGCCGATCTGCCTAACCAACTGCGCGGCGACCCGCTGCGTCTGAATCAGGTGCTGCTCAATCTCACCGGCAACGCCATTAAGTTCACCGAAGAGGGGGAGGTGGAGCTGGCGGTCTCCTGCGTGGCGCAGGACGCAACCCATGTGGAGTTGCGCTTTGATGTGCGCGATTCGGGCATCGGCATGACCGAGGAGCAGTTGCAGAATCTGTTTACCGCCTACTCCCAGGCCGAAGCCTCCACCTCGCGCCGGTTTGGCGGCAGCGGGTTGGGGCTGGCCATCTCCCATCAGCTGGTGACGCTGATGTCGGGCAATATTGAAGTCAGCTCCACGCCGGGGCAGGGCAGCGTGTTCTCCTTCACCCTGCCATTTGAGGTGGCTGCGCCCAACGAACGCTCCTGGCGTCCGTGCGAGGAGAAGGCGCTGCCCGATGAGCCGGTGGGGGTGGCCATCGCCCATCCGCGCGTGGCCGATGTGGTGGAGGCCAATCTGCAGCGCTTCGGCTTCCGCACCGAGCGTTTGAAGAGTTTGACTGCGCTGACCCAGTGGTTGGATCGTCGCGCAGGGGCCGAACCGCCCTTTGTGGCGCTGGACGCCGACATGCTGCCGGTGACCATGGCGCAGGATCTGGCGCTGGTGCTTGAGCCGTTGCAGGAGCGCCTGCTCAACGGCGGGGTGTTGATGCTGCACGGCTACCAGACCCAGCAGGCGGTGATGGATTTGGCCGAAGAGAATCTGCGCATCGCCGCCGCGCCCAAACCGGCCACGCCGTCGGCGCTGTTCGATGCGGTGATCACTCTGCTCAAGGGGCAGGCGCCCACCCGTAGCGATGCGCGCGGCGCGCAATCCACCCAGACCCATTGGCCTGCGTTGAGCGGCAAGCGGGTGCTGCTGGCGGAGGATAACGCCGTCAATCAGCAGGTGGGGCTGGAGCTGTTGCGCGCCGTGGGCGTGGCGGCGGATGTGGCCAGCAATGGTCATGAGGCGGTGCAGAAGGCCATCGCAGGCGGCTACGACGCCATATTGATGGATCTGCAGATGCCGGTGATGGATGGCTTGCAGGCCGCCGAACGCATTCGCCACGAAGTGGGCGAGCAGCCGCCCATCATCGCCATGACCGCCAGTTCGCTGGAGACCGACCGCCATAAGAGCATTGAGGCGGGCATGAACGATCACATTGGCAAGCCCATCGATCCGGGCGCGCTGTATGCGCAATTGGACCGCTGGATCGGCGCTGGCGCGGAGTCGCCTGCTGGCGACCCGCCGTCGTCGGCTGCGGCGGCTAAACCGACGCCAACTCCGGCAACGCCTGCGCCGGAAGCGCCCGCAGTGGGGCCCATCCCCGCCGTGGAGGCCAGCGCGCGGTTTGCGCAACTGCCCGGGGTCAACGCCCAGGTGGGGTTGGCGCGCATGAACGGCAACGCTGAGCTCTACGTCAATGTTCTCAAGAGCTTCCTGCAGGATCAACGCGACGTCTGCGCGCGCATGACCCAGGCGGCGCAGGCGGGCGCCCATAGCAAGCTGGAGCGCATTGCCCACACCCTCAAAGGGTTGTTGGGCAGCATCGGCGCCGAGGCGTTGCAGACGCAGGCGTTGGCGCTGGAGAAAGGCGCTGAGAAGCAGGTGGAGAGCGTGGCGCTGACGCAGCAGATCGATGCCCTGACTGCGCCGCTACAGACGCTGTTTACCGCCGTTGCGCAGCTCACCGGCGACGGCGCCACGGAGCCCGCAACAGCGCCCCTGTGGAGCGAAGCGGACGCCGAGAAGCTGGCGATGCATCTGACGGCGCTGCGCGAAGGATTGGAGAAACGGCGTCCAGCGGCCTGTCGCGAGCCGTTGGCGGCGCTCAAAGAGTGGTCCTATCCCGAGGAGGTCGCCGCAGAGATGGCCGAGTTGATCGCCCTGGCGGGCAAGTACCGTTTCAAGCAGGCGCTGGATGCGTTGGATGCGCTGGAGGCCAAACGCGCTTAA
- a CDS encoding DinB family protein: MDTAHYRLMARYNRWMNHSIYTAAKGLSDGQRRAQMGAYFGSLHNTLGHLLKTDRAWMGRFVGHDDNAWQAMDTENWEFNRLWSARKADDAKIVSWAESLNPNWLEQEFTFFSPTYQREFTHPWWVLVAQFFNHQTHHRGQAHALLTRMGVDPGVTDIPLLPDGY, translated from the coding sequence ATGGATACGGCGCATTATCGCCTGATGGCCCGTTATAACCGCTGGATGAATCACTCAATTTATACCGCAGCCAAAGGGCTCAGCGATGGCCAGCGCCGGGCGCAGATGGGGGCCTACTTCGGCTCGCTGCACAATACGTTGGGCCACCTGCTCAAAACCGACCGCGCCTGGATGGGACGCTTTGTGGGTCATGATGACAACGCCTGGCAGGCGATGGATACGGAGAATTGGGAGTTCAACCGCTTGTGGTCGGCGCGCAAGGCCGACGACGCCAAAATCGTTTCCTGGGCGGAGAGCCTTAACCCCAACTGGTTGGAGCAGGAGTTTACCTTCTTCAGCCCCACCTATCAGCGCGAGTTCACCCACCCCTGGTGGGTGTTGGTGGCGCAATTCTTCAACCATCAGACTCACCATCGCGGGCAGGCCCACGCGCTGCTTACGCGCATGGGCGTGGATCCCGGGGTGACCGACATCCCCTTGCTGCCGGACGGCTATTGA
- a CDS encoding SPOR domain-containing protein — MSISQILSRPIPSLSLCAASLMLLSACQSPIKELPVYYAAPADATAQEIVLNDEQTKPELTVGLSEPAGDVGVQRAPSAVGEPIEEVAQRQPERALPEPPALDSATNNDEAEPAPMAQAEDKDADLIDANRGYGLPIQLSGTPASVRRDDDLDLTYTPRQIAKAEPPPLPTPASAQAEAPARALQTPDPYLSETDSMLRDFPLSSEMPATSTHTRAPSKRPASPQVASAAKSRQQESHGPKRYFVEVGSFLMSENAERLAARIRQLDIPVKHYAARVDHRIYQRVHAGPFPYKVEAEWAARVLRNKGMKSGDIIAKRL; from the coding sequence ATGTCCATCTCCCAGATTCTTTCGAGGCCCATCCCCTCCTTGAGCCTGTGCGCGGCGTCCCTGATGCTGCTCAGCGCCTGTCAATCTCCCATCAAGGAGCTGCCGGTTTACTACGCTGCGCCAGCAGACGCCACGGCGCAGGAGATCGTGCTCAACGATGAGCAGACCAAGCCGGAACTGACCGTTGGCTTGAGCGAACCGGCGGGCGATGTCGGCGTGCAGCGCGCTCCCAGCGCCGTGGGCGAGCCCATTGAGGAGGTCGCCCAGCGCCAACCCGAACGCGCTCTGCCAGAACCGCCCGCGCTGGACAGCGCAACAAACAACGACGAAGCCGAACCCGCCCCCATGGCGCAAGCGGAAGACAAGGACGCCGACCTGATCGACGCCAATCGAGGCTACGGCCTGCCGATTCAGCTCTCCGGCACGCCCGCCAGCGTGCGCCGGGATGATGATCTGGATCTCACTTACACCCCGCGTCAGATCGCCAAGGCCGAGCCGCCGCCGCTGCCGACCCCTGCATCTGCGCAGGCTGAAGCGCCTGCACGCGCTCTGCAGACCCCGGATCCCTATTTGAGCGAAACCGATAGCATGCTGCGCGATTTCCCGCTCTCCAGCGAAATGCCGGCGACCTCGACCCACACCCGCGCGCCCAGCAAGCGCCCGGCGTCGCCCCAAGTCGCCTCAGCCGCCAAGAGCCGCCAACAGGAGAGCCATGGGCCCAAACGCTATTTTGTCGAGGTGGGCAGCTTCCTGATGAGTGAGAACGCCGAGCGTTTGGCCGCGCGGATTCGCCAGTTGGATATCCCGGTCAAGCACTACGCCGCACGAGTGGACCATCGCATCTACCAGCGCGTCCACGCCGGCCCCTTCCCCTACAAGGTGGAGGCCGAGTGGGCCGCGCGGGTGCTGCGCAATAAAGGCATGAAGAGCGGCGACATCATCGCCAAGCGTCTGTAG
- a CDS encoding DciA family protein — translation MSASRRGGPHSPQALGSLVERIAAPLLERPTARAHILWRHWHRAITPHIARHTEPVRLSDGVLTVRVDSPSWLQELTFLKPDIIARLNDAMPDARVRDIRFTQGTLKRRQLAGRETPFKQPLPPATAAEREAVEQIVAKLPAGRLRTVLSRLFLKHMQRQRRPELPAKKK, via the coding sequence ATGAGCGCATCGCGACGCGGCGGGCCGCACAGCCCACAGGCGTTGGGCTCGTTGGTGGAGCGCATCGCCGCGCCATTGCTGGAGCGGCCCACCGCGCGGGCGCATATTCTGTGGCGTCACTGGCATCGCGCCATTACGCCTCACATCGCCCGCCACACCGAGCCGGTGCGCCTCTCCGATGGGGTGCTCACGGTGCGCGTGGACTCGCCCAGTTGGCTGCAGGAGCTCACCTTCCTTAAGCCCGACATCATCGCCCGCTTGAACGACGCCATGCCGGATGCCCGGGTGCGTGATATTCGCTTTACCCAAGGGACGTTAAAGCGTCGCCAACTGGCTGGGCGCGAGACCCCGTTCAAACAGCCGCTGCCCCCCGCCACCGCCGCCGAGCGCGAGGCGGTGGAGCAGATTGTGGCCAAGCTCCCCGCCGGGCGTTTGCGCACCGTTCTGAGCCGACTTTTTCTCAAGCACATGCAGCGTCAGCGGCGTCCTGAACTCCCCGCGAAAAAAAAATAG
- a CDS encoding tRNA1(Val) (adenine(37)-N6)-methyltransferase, with product MTHRAVVGTAEALRLAAWGAARWAEADAPVLAELGCGAGDLSLALAQQLPRAHIDALEIQSALAALARQRVQAAALAPRLRIVSGDVRRLPPEMTPGAYDGVLLNPPYFAAQAARPCADPTRDAARRELHGDLGDFLAAARTLLKADGAGCIIIRWERRAELLDRLQQVGLGARLLTPLQGGGQKDPAPRWLQVEFSADKNVQMIINAGEIL from the coding sequence ATGACGCATCGGGCGGTGGTGGGGACCGCCGAGGCGCTGCGGCTGGCGGCGTGGGGCGCGGCGCGCTGGGCTGAGGCCGACGCGCCGGTTCTGGCGGAGTTGGGCTGCGGCGCCGGAGATCTGAGTCTGGCGCTGGCGCAGCAGCTGCCCCGGGCGCACATCGACGCGCTGGAGATCCAATCGGCGTTGGCGGCGCTGGCGCGGCAACGCGTCCAGGCAGCGGCTCTTGCGCCGCGCCTGCGCATTGTGTCCGGCGACGTGCGCCGCTTGCCGCCGGAGATGACTCCTGGCGCATACGATGGCGTGTTGCTCAACCCCCCCTACTTCGCCGCCCAGGCGGCGCGCCCCTGTGCCGACCCAACGCGGGATGCGGCGCGGCGCGAACTCCATGGCGACCTGGGCGACTTCCTCGCCGCCGCCCGTACGCTGCTCAAAGCCGATGGCGCCGGCTGCATCATCATACGCTGGGAGCGCCGCGCGGAGTTGCTGGATCGGCTGCAGCAGGTCGGACTCGGCGCCCGCCTCCTCACCCCTTTGCAGGGCGGGGGGCAAAAAGATCCCGCGCCACGCTGGCTGCAGGTGGAGTTTTCTGCCGACAAGAATGTGCAAATGATCATAAACGCAGGGGAAATTCTCTAA
- a CDS encoding 3'(2'),5'-bisphosphate nucleotidase CysQ yields MSLPELPIMLQAARECGLLAMKYFRHGETVAADANVQHKGADDPLTQADLEIDRHLHEVLLSARPDYGWLSEETVDDPARMQRRRIWVVDPIDGTKEFIQGLPQFAISIGLVEDGKPIAGVVYNPAAEEMFSASIHDAPLLNGQPMACSARAELVGASCLASRSETKRGEWDGFKDEFRLELMGSIAYKLALVACGRNDITFTLTPKSEWDICAGVALVQAAGGSVTRKDGSEFIFNEPDPRTRSVLAAPNQLHTPLLQRLVDTPLSPDRRGGTPPPR; encoded by the coding sequence ATGTCCCTACCCGAACTCCCCATCATGTTGCAGGCGGCCCGTGAGTGCGGTCTGCTGGCGATGAAATATTTTCGTCACGGCGAAACCGTCGCTGCTGACGCCAATGTGCAGCACAAGGGCGCCGATGATCCTCTGACCCAGGCCGACCTGGAGATCGATCGCCATCTACACGAAGTCCTGCTCTCGGCGCGGCCCGATTATGGCTGGCTCTCCGAGGAGACCGTGGACGATCCGGCGCGCATGCAGCGGCGGCGCATCTGGGTGGTGGATCCCATCGACGGCACCAAGGAGTTTATCCAGGGTCTGCCCCAATTCGCCATCTCCATCGGTCTGGTGGAGGATGGCAAGCCCATCGCCGGGGTGGTCTACAACCCCGCCGCCGAGGAGATGTTCAGCGCCTCCATCCACGATGCGCCGCTGCTCAATGGTCAACCCATGGCCTGTTCGGCGCGCGCGGAGCTGGTGGGCGCCAGCTGTCTGGCCAGCCGCTCGGAGACCAAGCGTGGCGAGTGGGACGGCTTCAAAGATGAGTTCCGACTGGAGTTGATGGGCTCCATCGCTTATAAACTGGCGCTGGTGGCGTGCGGACGCAACGACATCACCTTCACCCTCACCCCCAAGAGCGAGTGGGATATCTGCGCCGGGGTGGCGCTGGTGCAGGCGGCGGGCGGCAGCGTGACGCGTAAGGATGGCTCGGAGTTCATCTTCAATGAGCCTGACCCGCGCACCCGCTCGGTGCTGGCGGCGCCCAATCAACTGCACACGCCGCTGTTGCAGCGACTGGTGGATACGCCGCTGTCGCCGGATCGGCGCGGCGGCACGCCGCCACCGCGGTGA
- a CDS encoding adenosine kinase: MTQRYDVYGLGHALVDMVYEVEDEFLKAIGVEKGRMELVDAEQQQGLREQLAMRSALRACGGSAANSLIAVAQYGGKAWHACRVAGDETGQFYAADMRENGVINRVESGAPGVSGQCLVFITPDAERTMCTFLGESANFSSADLDEAELAAAQYVYVEGYLVTGPDALQAALDALAMARKHGVKSAFTFSDANIVKFFREAFGKLLDPAPVDLIFANEDEAKEFAETDDIEAAKAALKQHCRAFAVTRGADGVDLWDGENDLHVPGKPAKAIDTNGAGDLFAGSFLYGITQGWDFARAARLANAACAELVTQYGARLSAEQAQRILAAQGKG; encoded by the coding sequence ATGACGCAACGTTATGACGTCTATGGTCTGGGCCACGCCCTGGTGGACATGGTCTATGAAGTGGAGGATGAGTTCCTCAAAGCCATCGGCGTGGAGAAGGGCCGCATGGAGCTGGTGGACGCCGAGCAGCAGCAGGGGTTGCGCGAGCAACTGGCCATGCGCTCGGCGCTGCGCGCTTGCGGCGGTTCGGCGGCCAATTCGCTCATCGCGGTGGCCCAGTATGGCGGTAAAGCGTGGCACGCCTGCCGCGTGGCGGGAGATGAGACCGGCCAGTTCTACGCCGCCGATATGCGCGAGAATGGCGTGATCAATCGCGTGGAGAGCGGCGCGCCGGGCGTGAGCGGACAATGTCTGGTGTTCATCACCCCCGACGCCGAGCGCACCATGTGCACCTTCCTGGGCGAGTCGGCCAACTTCTCCTCCGCCGACCTGGACGAAGCCGAGTTGGCCGCCGCCCAGTATGTCTATGTGGAGGGCTATCTGGTCACCGGCCCCGACGCCCTGCAAGCCGCTCTGGACGCCCTGGCCATGGCGCGCAAGCACGGGGTGAAGAGCGCTTTTACCTTCTCCGACGCCAATATCGTCAAGTTCTTCCGCGAGGCGTTTGGCAAGTTGCTGGATCCGGCCCCGGTGGATCTGATCTTCGCCAATGAGGACGAAGCCAAGGAGTTCGCCGAAACCGACGATATCGAAGCGGCCAAAGCGGCGCTGAAACAGCACTGCCGCGCCTTCGCCGTGACCCGCGGCGCCGATGGCGTCGATCTGTGGGATGGCGAGAACGATCTGCATGTGCCCGGCAAACCGGCCAAGGCCATCGACACCAATGGCGCGGGGGATCTGTTCGCCGGGTCGTTCCTGTACGGGATCACCCAGGGGTGGGATTTCGCACGCGCCGCGCGGTTGGCCAACGCCGCCTGCGCCGAGCTGGTGACCCAATACGGCGCGCGCTTGAGCGCCGAGCAGGCGCAGCGCATCCTCGCCGCCCAAGGCAAAGGGTAA
- a CDS encoding thiamine phosphate synthase, producing the protein MDARAVIRGVYPIIDAGWIARSGFDADPREVAAQMAALGVSVTQLRGKGDGGDFHRFAQPWMAALRAAAPGIRVIVNDRVDIALALQADGVHVGQSDLPVAVARQLMGPGKLVGTSTHTPEEIAAAQADGVDSAGFGPIYAPGAKDDPYPVNQGLHKLRDAVTLAGDLPLTAIGGITLQTLPDIAATGVASAAMISDLWRDDWAGRLAQATRLWAQA; encoded by the coding sequence GTGGACGCCCGCGCGGTTATTCGGGGGGTTTATCCCATCATCGACGCCGGCTGGATCGCCCGCAGCGGCTTTGATGCCGATCCTCGTGAGGTCGCGGCGCAGATGGCGGCGCTGGGCGTCAGCGTGACGCAACTGCGCGGCAAGGGGGATGGCGGCGATTTCCACCGCTTCGCGCAGCCGTGGATGGCCGCCTTGCGCGCGGCGGCGCCGGGTATTCGCGTCATCGTCAATGACCGCGTGGACATCGCTTTGGCTCTGCAGGCGGATGGGGTCCACGTGGGGCAGAGCGATCTGCCGGTAGCGGTGGCGCGCCAATTGATGGGGCCGGGCAAACTGGTGGGAACCTCCACCCACACTCCTGAGGAGATTGCCGCCGCCCAGGCCGATGGCGTGGACTCCGCCGGGTTTGGACCGATCTACGCCCCCGGGGCCAAAGACGACCCCTATCCGGTCAATCAAGGGTTGCACAAATTGCGTGACGCCGTGACGCTGGCTGGGGATCTGCCGCTCACCGCCATTGGCGGTATCACGCTGCAAACGTTACCGGATATCGCCGCTACCGGCGTGGCGTCGGCGGCCATGATCAGCGATCTGTGGCGTGACGACTGGGCCGGGCGTCTGGCCCAGGCGACGCGGTTGTGGGCGCAGGCTTGA
- a CDS encoding class I SAM-dependent methyltransferase codes for MIHQRFKNLYQMLLMPLSQALMPVFRWRVRSAYANRRGLQLGCGPKYLEDFINFDINFQHRTDFVMDLRAGLPVPDCSVEVVYSSHMLEHLYVDEAITLLKQVRRTLKPGGYMRLTLPDFNHALKVARGEIGCDYPRRFGTPIGQAINYLFCDGQHKYAYDFDMLQEIAVQAGFSRIERAELNSDPQVPGLNETPDSFSARLYP; via the coding sequence ATGATCCATCAGCGGTTTAAAAATCTTTATCAAATGCTCCTAATGCCGCTCTCCCAGGCGCTGATGCCGGTGTTCCGCTGGCGGGTGCGCAGCGCTTATGCCAATCGACGCGGCCTGCAGCTCGGGTGTGGGCCGAAGTATCTGGAAGATTTTATTAATTTTGATATCAATTTCCAGCACAGAACCGACTTTGTGATGGATCTGCGCGCCGGACTGCCGGTGCCCGATTGCTCGGTGGAGGTGGTCTACTCCAGCCACATGCTGGAACATCTCTATGTGGATGAAGCGATCACGTTGCTCAAACAGGTGCGGCGGACGCTCAAACCGGGCGGCTACATGCGTTTGACCTTGCCCGATTTCAATCATGCGTTGAAGGTGGCGCGTGGGGAGATTGGCTGTGACTATCCACGGCGCTTCGGAACGCCCATCGGACAGGCCATCAACTATCTGTTCTGCGACGGGCAGCACAAGTATGCCTACGATTTCGACATGTTGCAGGAAATAGCCGTTCAGGCCGGGTTTTCGCGCATTGAGCGGGCCGAACTCAATTCTGATCCGCAAGTGCCAGGGCTCAATGAGACGCCGGATAGTTTTAGCGCGCGTCTCTATCCGTAA